A window of the Henckelia pumila isolate YLH828 chromosome 3, ASM3356847v2, whole genome shotgun sequence genome harbors these coding sequences:
- the LOC140891666 gene encoding uncharacterized protein isoform X3 — protein sequence MMQTASSSWNLLSNQIQPNPFQQPNTQFGPSNVSQPSNQPSVALPIGYTGPIFNIPPVSYKNLDKNQSNSVSGAPSTNIFGVPKNLGSGFESTPSIFQSNSAHGGTSSIFGAHGSTSSIFGEPNVTSLAPESANNGFGTSVFGHPISFWTPFQNSSNSASTFLNSSSNNVHGIQNSGSQCKTLPWAICSTAGKQCKGSSAAPYSATRKTNVANGRNSLEKIQSISAMPVYSDKSHEELKMEDYELRNKGGNTSRGEQSGFKHFDINENIFSRPEAFNLSAPNTLSNSQHSVAPAATTSSAPTLAKPGKTFSPSSYTFSTQSHSFQPQRTITSSISSFTTTPNWFSSLNPVSQPIPSSNHQLAPFSTTFTSSPFSTISSNKQPFTFSSSTQSTFQPQSTVSSAQSTFLPQSTVTSNTTTTFSRTPSPFSSLYPVTRSMTTDNCLPSLSKTFTPSPFHTIPSTESSFTFQTLTQSASEPQSSVISSTPAFAPSINPFCSLNPVNKSVSSNMFQFPRSSVVQNFPLLSMISSSEPIFTFSPSILLALENSLGPFPSFLNASQTGQAVPNVNFSFTTNQNEPSRAQTTFTEVSQVDSQNDNVKQFVSSSTVKEQISCIQNPFGPQIEVNISSCQPDSRICIQTGISSLPVSNNPLPVTKAPHLRIRHWSSRQNRDPAQRLNSGSKERKVPFFSDTEDKPCTVAPLMPRMNPRSWVSNSSYVVKNTPLNTRDDGAKGSENKAFATSSSQPEGTSPETTLDISIQEENFDDLLPLLPKLRHGDYYTEPSISLLAENERAQPGFCSHVHDFVVGRRDYGSIRFLGETDVRSLDLESIIQFNKREVIVYLNDLNKPPVGQSLNKPAEVTLLNVKCIDKKTENQYTNGEKVHKYTAMLIKRTEELGAEFVSYDPVEGAWKFRVQHF from the exons ATGATGCAGACCGCTTCAAGTTCTT GGAATTTGTTATCTAATCAGATCCAGCCAAATCCATTTCAGCAGCCGAACACTCAGTTCGGTCCTTCGAATGTCTCTCAGCCGTCAAACCAACCCTCTGTGGCCTTACCAATTGGATACACAGGCCCAATATTCAACATCCCACCAGTCAGTTACAAAAATCTTGATAAGAATCAGAGCAACTCTGTTTCTGGAGCACCAAGCACAAATATCTTTGGTGTTCCAAAGAACTTGGGATCTGGTTTTGAGTCCACACCTTCGATTTTCCAATCAAATTCGGCACATGGTGGTACAAGTTCCATATTTGGGGCACATGGTAGTACAAGTTCCATATTTGGCGAACCTAATGTGACGTCTCTCGCACCGGAGAGTGCAAACAATGGTTTTGGCACAAGTGTGTTTGGCCATCCGA TTTCTTTCTGGACCCCGTTCCAGAATAGCTCCAATTCAGCTTCAACATTCCTTAACAGCAGCAGCAACAACGTGCATGGAATTCAGAATTCTG GATCACAGTGCAAAACATTGCCATGGGCAATTTGCTCAACGGCTGGTAAACAGTGTAAAGGAAGTAGTGCTGCACCTTATTCTGCAACACGGAAAACCAATGTAGCCAATGGTAGGAATTctcttgagaaaattcagtccaTTTCTGCAATGCCTGTTTATAGTGACAAAAGCCATGAAGAGTTGAAGATGGAGGATTACGAGCTACGTAATAAAG GTGGAAACACATCTCGGGGTGAACAATCTGGTTTCAAGCATTTTGATATTAACGAAAACATCTTCAGTCGCCCAGAAGCATTTAACCTTTCTGCTCCCAATACTCTCTCTAATTCTCAACACTCTGTAGCTCCAGCTGCTACAACATCCAGTGCTCCAACACTTGCAAAACCAGGGAAAACCTTTTCTCCTTCCTCCTACACATTCTCCACTCAATCACATTCCTTTCAACCTCAACGCACTATAACATCTTCTATTTCTTCATTTACCACAACTCCAAATTGGTTTTCTTCATTAAATCCAGTTAGCCAGCCAATTCCATCCAGTAATCATCAACTTGCACCATTTTCCACGACATTTACTTCTTCGCCTTTTAGCACAATTTCGTCAAACAAACAACCGTTCACATTCTCATCATCTACGCAGTCTACCTTTCAACCTCaaagcaccgtatcatctgcaCAGTCTACCTTTCTACCTCAAAGCACTGTAACATCTAATACTACTACTACATTTTCCCGAACTCCAAGTCCTTTCTCTTCATTATATCCTGTTACTAGGTCAATGACAACAGATAATTGTCTACCCTCATTATCAAAAACGTTCACTCCTTCCCCTTTTCACACAATTCCATCCACTGAATCATCATTCACATTCCAGACATTGACACAGTCTGCCTCTGAACCTCAAAGCTCAGTAATATCTTCTACGCCCGCTTTTGCACCTTCTATAAATCCATTCTGTTCTTTAAATCCGGTTAATAAGTCAGTATCATCCAATATGTTTCAATTTCCCAGATCATCTGTTGTCCAAAATTTTCCGCTGCTCAGCATGATTTCCTCAAGTGAACCTATATTCACATTCTCACCATCCATATTGCTTGCCTTGGAAAATTCATTAGGCCCTTTTCCATCTTTTCTGAATGCTTCACAGACTGGACAAGCTGTACCGAATGTAAATTTCTCATTTACTACCAATCAGAATGAGCCATCGCGAG CACAAACTACCTTTACAGAGGTTTCACAGGTTGACAGTCAGAATGACAATGTAAAACA GTTCGTGTCTTCAAGCACTGTGAAAGAGCAGATATCATGTATCCAAAATCCTTTTGGCCCTCAAATTGAAGTGAATATATCAAGTTGTCAACCTGATTCACGAATATGCATACAAACTGGAATTTCAAGCTTACCT GTTTCAAATAATCCTTTACCTGTGACAAAAGCACCCCATTTGAGGATCCGGCATTGGTCCTCTAGACAAAACAGAGATCCTGCTCAAAGACTCAATTCTGGAAGCAAGGAGCGTAAG GTGCCATTTTTCAGTGATACAGAAGACAAACCTTGTACAGTAGCTCCTTTGATGCCACGGATGAACCCCAGATCTTGGGTTTCAAACTCGTCGTATGTGGTCAAGAATACACCTCTTAATACTCGTGACGACG gTGCAAAAGGTTCTGAAAATAAAGCTTTTGCAACTTCTTCCTCCCAACCAGAGGGGACCTCCCCAGAGACGACTCTTGACATTTCCATCCAAGAGGAAAACTTTGATGATTTGCTACCACTACTTCCGAAGCTCAGGCATGGAGACTATTACACTGAACCTTCAATCAGCTTGCTGGCAGAAAATGAAAGGGCACAGCCAGGATTTTGCAGCCACGTGCACGATTTTGTCGTTGGCAGACGGGATTATGGAAGCATCAGGTTTTTAGGAGAAACAGATGTCCGCTCTCTTGATCTTGAATCTATCATCCAGTTTAACAAACGCGAAGTGATCGTTTATCTAAATGATCTCAATAAGCCTCCAGTGGGACAAAGCCTGAATAAACCTGCTGAGGTCACATTACTTAATGTCAAATGCATTGATAAAAAAACAGAGAATCAGTACACGAATGGCGAGAAGGTTCACAAGTATACAGCAATGTTGATCAAGAGGACGGAAGAACTAGGAGCTGAGTTCGTTTCATATGATCCAGTTGAAGGGGCGTGGAAATTCAGGGTGCAGCACTTTTAG
- the LOC140891666 gene encoding uncharacterized protein isoform X2 yields the protein MMQTASSSWNLLSNQIQPNPFQQPNTQFGPSNVSQPSNQPSVALPIGYTGPIFNIPPVSYKNLDKNQSNSVSGAPSTNIFGVPKNLGSGFESTPSIFQSNSAHGGTSSIFGAHGSTSSIFGEPNVTSLAPESANNGFGTSVFGHPSKNNTVGSSLPSFSSTSSSVSGSLFGPQISTVSFWTPFQNSSNSASTFLNSSSNNVHGIQNSGSQCKTLPWAICSTAGKQCKGSSAAPYSATRKTNVANGRNSLEKIQSISAMPVYSDKSHEELKMEDYELRNKGGNTSRGEQSGFKHFDINENIFSRPEAFNLSAPNTLSNSQHSVAPAATTSSAPTLAKPGKTFSPSSYTFSTQSHSFQPQRTITSSISSFTTTPNWFSSLNPVSQPIPSSNHQLAPFSTTFTSSPFSTISSNKQPFTFSSSTQSTFQPQSTVSSAQSTFLPQSTVTSNTTTTFSRTPSPFSSLYPVTRSMTTDNCLPSLSKTFTPSPFHTIPSTESSFTFQTLTQSASEPQSSVISSTPAFAPSINPFCSLNPVNKSVSSNMFQFPRSSVVQNFPLLSMISSSEPIFTFSPSILLALENSLGPFPSFLNASQTGQAVPNVNFSFTTNQNEPSREVSQVDSQNDNVKQFVSSSTVKEQISCIQNPFGPQIEVNISSCQPDSRICIQTGISSLPVSNNPLPVTKAPHLRIRHWSSRQNRDPAQRLNSGSKERKVPFFSDTEDKPCTVAPLMPRMNPRSWVSNSSYVVKNTPLNTRDDGAKGSENKAFATSSSQPEGTSPETTLDISIQEENFDDLLPLLPKLRHGDYYTEPSISLLAENERAQPGFCSHVHDFVVGRRDYGSIRFLGETDVRSLDLESIIQFNKREVIVYLNDLNKPPVGQSLNKPAEVTLLNVKCIDKKTENQYTNGEKVHKYTAMLIKRTEELGAEFVSYDPVEGAWKFRVQHF from the exons ATGATGCAGACCGCTTCAAGTTCTT GGAATTTGTTATCTAATCAGATCCAGCCAAATCCATTTCAGCAGCCGAACACTCAGTTCGGTCCTTCGAATGTCTCTCAGCCGTCAAACCAACCCTCTGTGGCCTTACCAATTGGATACACAGGCCCAATATTCAACATCCCACCAGTCAGTTACAAAAATCTTGATAAGAATCAGAGCAACTCTGTTTCTGGAGCACCAAGCACAAATATCTTTGGTGTTCCAAAGAACTTGGGATCTGGTTTTGAGTCCACACCTTCGATTTTCCAATCAAATTCGGCACATGGTGGTACAAGTTCCATATTTGGGGCACATGGTAGTACAAGTTCCATATTTGGCGAACCTAATGTGACGTCTCTCGCACCGGAGAGTGCAAACAATGGTTTTGGCACAAGTGTGTTTGGCCATCCGAGTAAGAATAACACAGTTGGATCTAGTTTACCTTCGTTTAGCTCAACATCATCATCTGTTAGCGGCAGCTTATTTGGACCTCAAATTTCTACAGTTTCTTTCTGGACCCCGTTCCAGAATAGCTCCAATTCAGCTTCAACATTCCTTAACAGCAGCAGCAACAACGTGCATGGAATTCAGAATTCTG GATCACAGTGCAAAACATTGCCATGGGCAATTTGCTCAACGGCTGGTAAACAGTGTAAAGGAAGTAGTGCTGCACCTTATTCTGCAACACGGAAAACCAATGTAGCCAATGGTAGGAATTctcttgagaaaattcagtccaTTTCTGCAATGCCTGTTTATAGTGACAAAAGCCATGAAGAGTTGAAGATGGAGGATTACGAGCTACGTAATAAAG GTGGAAACACATCTCGGGGTGAACAATCTGGTTTCAAGCATTTTGATATTAACGAAAACATCTTCAGTCGCCCAGAAGCATTTAACCTTTCTGCTCCCAATACTCTCTCTAATTCTCAACACTCTGTAGCTCCAGCTGCTACAACATCCAGTGCTCCAACACTTGCAAAACCAGGGAAAACCTTTTCTCCTTCCTCCTACACATTCTCCACTCAATCACATTCCTTTCAACCTCAACGCACTATAACATCTTCTATTTCTTCATTTACCACAACTCCAAATTGGTTTTCTTCATTAAATCCAGTTAGCCAGCCAATTCCATCCAGTAATCATCAACTTGCACCATTTTCCACGACATTTACTTCTTCGCCTTTTAGCACAATTTCGTCAAACAAACAACCGTTCACATTCTCATCATCTACGCAGTCTACCTTTCAACCTCaaagcaccgtatcatctgcaCAGTCTACCTTTCTACCTCAAAGCACTGTAACATCTAATACTACTACTACATTTTCCCGAACTCCAAGTCCTTTCTCTTCATTATATCCTGTTACTAGGTCAATGACAACAGATAATTGTCTACCCTCATTATCAAAAACGTTCACTCCTTCCCCTTTTCACACAATTCCATCCACTGAATCATCATTCACATTCCAGACATTGACACAGTCTGCCTCTGAACCTCAAAGCTCAGTAATATCTTCTACGCCCGCTTTTGCACCTTCTATAAATCCATTCTGTTCTTTAAATCCGGTTAATAAGTCAGTATCATCCAATATGTTTCAATTTCCCAGATCATCTGTTGTCCAAAATTTTCCGCTGCTCAGCATGATTTCCTCAAGTGAACCTATATTCACATTCTCACCATCCATATTGCTTGCCTTGGAAAATTCATTAGGCCCTTTTCCATCTTTTCTGAATGCTTCACAGACTGGACAAGCTGTACCGAATGTAAATTTCTCATTTACTACCAATCAGAATGAGCCATCGCGAG AGGTTTCACAGGTTGACAGTCAGAATGACAATGTAAAACA GTTCGTGTCTTCAAGCACTGTGAAAGAGCAGATATCATGTATCCAAAATCCTTTTGGCCCTCAAATTGAAGTGAATATATCAAGTTGTCAACCTGATTCACGAATATGCATACAAACTGGAATTTCAAGCTTACCT GTTTCAAATAATCCTTTACCTGTGACAAAAGCACCCCATTTGAGGATCCGGCATTGGTCCTCTAGACAAAACAGAGATCCTGCTCAAAGACTCAATTCTGGAAGCAAGGAGCGTAAG GTGCCATTTTTCAGTGATACAGAAGACAAACCTTGTACAGTAGCTCCTTTGATGCCACGGATGAACCCCAGATCTTGGGTTTCAAACTCGTCGTATGTGGTCAAGAATACACCTCTTAATACTCGTGACGACG gTGCAAAAGGTTCTGAAAATAAAGCTTTTGCAACTTCTTCCTCCCAACCAGAGGGGACCTCCCCAGAGACGACTCTTGACATTTCCATCCAAGAGGAAAACTTTGATGATTTGCTACCACTACTTCCGAAGCTCAGGCATGGAGACTATTACACTGAACCTTCAATCAGCTTGCTGGCAGAAAATGAAAGGGCACAGCCAGGATTTTGCAGCCACGTGCACGATTTTGTCGTTGGCAGACGGGATTATGGAAGCATCAGGTTTTTAGGAGAAACAGATGTCCGCTCTCTTGATCTTGAATCTATCATCCAGTTTAACAAACGCGAAGTGATCGTTTATCTAAATGATCTCAATAAGCCTCCAGTGGGACAAAGCCTGAATAAACCTGCTGAGGTCACATTACTTAATGTCAAATGCATTGATAAAAAAACAGAGAATCAGTACACGAATGGCGAGAAGGTTCACAAGTATACAGCAATGTTGATCAAGAGGACGGAAGAACTAGGAGCTGAGTTCGTTTCATATGATCCAGTTGAAGGGGCGTGGAAATTCAGGGTGCAGCACTTTTAG
- the LOC140891666 gene encoding uncharacterized protein isoform X1, translated as MMQTASSSWNLLSNQIQPNPFQQPNTQFGPSNVSQPSNQPSVALPIGYTGPIFNIPPVSYKNLDKNQSNSVSGAPSTNIFGVPKNLGSGFESTPSIFQSNSAHGGTSSIFGAHGSTSSIFGEPNVTSLAPESANNGFGTSVFGHPSKNNTVGSSLPSFSSTSSSVSGSLFGPQISTVSFWTPFQNSSNSASTFLNSSSNNVHGIQNSGSQCKTLPWAICSTAGKQCKGSSAAPYSATRKTNVANGRNSLEKIQSISAMPVYSDKSHEELKMEDYELRNKGGNTSRGEQSGFKHFDINENIFSRPEAFNLSAPNTLSNSQHSVAPAATTSSAPTLAKPGKTFSPSSYTFSTQSHSFQPQRTITSSISSFTTTPNWFSSLNPVSQPIPSSNHQLAPFSTTFTSSPFSTISSNKQPFTFSSSTQSTFQPQSTVSSAQSTFLPQSTVTSNTTTTFSRTPSPFSSLYPVTRSMTTDNCLPSLSKTFTPSPFHTIPSTESSFTFQTLTQSASEPQSSVISSTPAFAPSINPFCSLNPVNKSVSSNMFQFPRSSVVQNFPLLSMISSSEPIFTFSPSILLALENSLGPFPSFLNASQTGQAVPNVNFSFTTNQNEPSRAQTTFTEVSQVDSQNDNVKQFVSSSTVKEQISCIQNPFGPQIEVNISSCQPDSRICIQTGISSLPVSNNPLPVTKAPHLRIRHWSSRQNRDPAQRLNSGSKERKVPFFSDTEDKPCTVAPLMPRMNPRSWVSNSSYVVKNTPLNTRDDGAKGSENKAFATSSSQPEGTSPETTLDISIQEENFDDLLPLLPKLRHGDYYTEPSISLLAENERAQPGFCSHVHDFVVGRRDYGSIRFLGETDVRSLDLESIIQFNKREVIVYLNDLNKPPVGQSLNKPAEVTLLNVKCIDKKTENQYTNGEKVHKYTAMLIKRTEELGAEFVSYDPVEGAWKFRVQHF; from the exons ATGATGCAGACCGCTTCAAGTTCTT GGAATTTGTTATCTAATCAGATCCAGCCAAATCCATTTCAGCAGCCGAACACTCAGTTCGGTCCTTCGAATGTCTCTCAGCCGTCAAACCAACCCTCTGTGGCCTTACCAATTGGATACACAGGCCCAATATTCAACATCCCACCAGTCAGTTACAAAAATCTTGATAAGAATCAGAGCAACTCTGTTTCTGGAGCACCAAGCACAAATATCTTTGGTGTTCCAAAGAACTTGGGATCTGGTTTTGAGTCCACACCTTCGATTTTCCAATCAAATTCGGCACATGGTGGTACAAGTTCCATATTTGGGGCACATGGTAGTACAAGTTCCATATTTGGCGAACCTAATGTGACGTCTCTCGCACCGGAGAGTGCAAACAATGGTTTTGGCACAAGTGTGTTTGGCCATCCGAGTAAGAATAACACAGTTGGATCTAGTTTACCTTCGTTTAGCTCAACATCATCATCTGTTAGCGGCAGCTTATTTGGACCTCAAATTTCTACAGTTTCTTTCTGGACCCCGTTCCAGAATAGCTCCAATTCAGCTTCAACATTCCTTAACAGCAGCAGCAACAACGTGCATGGAATTCAGAATTCTG GATCACAGTGCAAAACATTGCCATGGGCAATTTGCTCAACGGCTGGTAAACAGTGTAAAGGAAGTAGTGCTGCACCTTATTCTGCAACACGGAAAACCAATGTAGCCAATGGTAGGAATTctcttgagaaaattcagtccaTTTCTGCAATGCCTGTTTATAGTGACAAAAGCCATGAAGAGTTGAAGATGGAGGATTACGAGCTACGTAATAAAG GTGGAAACACATCTCGGGGTGAACAATCTGGTTTCAAGCATTTTGATATTAACGAAAACATCTTCAGTCGCCCAGAAGCATTTAACCTTTCTGCTCCCAATACTCTCTCTAATTCTCAACACTCTGTAGCTCCAGCTGCTACAACATCCAGTGCTCCAACACTTGCAAAACCAGGGAAAACCTTTTCTCCTTCCTCCTACACATTCTCCACTCAATCACATTCCTTTCAACCTCAACGCACTATAACATCTTCTATTTCTTCATTTACCACAACTCCAAATTGGTTTTCTTCATTAAATCCAGTTAGCCAGCCAATTCCATCCAGTAATCATCAACTTGCACCATTTTCCACGACATTTACTTCTTCGCCTTTTAGCACAATTTCGTCAAACAAACAACCGTTCACATTCTCATCATCTACGCAGTCTACCTTTCAACCTCaaagcaccgtatcatctgcaCAGTCTACCTTTCTACCTCAAAGCACTGTAACATCTAATACTACTACTACATTTTCCCGAACTCCAAGTCCTTTCTCTTCATTATATCCTGTTACTAGGTCAATGACAACAGATAATTGTCTACCCTCATTATCAAAAACGTTCACTCCTTCCCCTTTTCACACAATTCCATCCACTGAATCATCATTCACATTCCAGACATTGACACAGTCTGCCTCTGAACCTCAAAGCTCAGTAATATCTTCTACGCCCGCTTTTGCACCTTCTATAAATCCATTCTGTTCTTTAAATCCGGTTAATAAGTCAGTATCATCCAATATGTTTCAATTTCCCAGATCATCTGTTGTCCAAAATTTTCCGCTGCTCAGCATGATTTCCTCAAGTGAACCTATATTCACATTCTCACCATCCATATTGCTTGCCTTGGAAAATTCATTAGGCCCTTTTCCATCTTTTCTGAATGCTTCACAGACTGGACAAGCTGTACCGAATGTAAATTTCTCATTTACTACCAATCAGAATGAGCCATCGCGAG CACAAACTACCTTTACAGAGGTTTCACAGGTTGACAGTCAGAATGACAATGTAAAACA GTTCGTGTCTTCAAGCACTGTGAAAGAGCAGATATCATGTATCCAAAATCCTTTTGGCCCTCAAATTGAAGTGAATATATCAAGTTGTCAACCTGATTCACGAATATGCATACAAACTGGAATTTCAAGCTTACCT GTTTCAAATAATCCTTTACCTGTGACAAAAGCACCCCATTTGAGGATCCGGCATTGGTCCTCTAGACAAAACAGAGATCCTGCTCAAAGACTCAATTCTGGAAGCAAGGAGCGTAAG GTGCCATTTTTCAGTGATACAGAAGACAAACCTTGTACAGTAGCTCCTTTGATGCCACGGATGAACCCCAGATCTTGGGTTTCAAACTCGTCGTATGTGGTCAAGAATACACCTCTTAATACTCGTGACGACG gTGCAAAAGGTTCTGAAAATAAAGCTTTTGCAACTTCTTCCTCCCAACCAGAGGGGACCTCCCCAGAGACGACTCTTGACATTTCCATCCAAGAGGAAAACTTTGATGATTTGCTACCACTACTTCCGAAGCTCAGGCATGGAGACTATTACACTGAACCTTCAATCAGCTTGCTGGCAGAAAATGAAAGGGCACAGCCAGGATTTTGCAGCCACGTGCACGATTTTGTCGTTGGCAGACGGGATTATGGAAGCATCAGGTTTTTAGGAGAAACAGATGTCCGCTCTCTTGATCTTGAATCTATCATCCAGTTTAACAAACGCGAAGTGATCGTTTATCTAAATGATCTCAATAAGCCTCCAGTGGGACAAAGCCTGAATAAACCTGCTGAGGTCACATTACTTAATGTCAAATGCATTGATAAAAAAACAGAGAATCAGTACACGAATGGCGAGAAGGTTCACAAGTATACAGCAATGTTGATCAAGAGGACGGAAGAACTAGGAGCTGAGTTCGTTTCATATGATCCAGTTGAAGGGGCGTGGAAATTCAGGGTGCAGCACTTTTAG